The genomic stretch TCGCTCCAGCGCGCACTTTACAAGGATGAGGCTGGCCGGCGGATCACCGAGCCGAGCGCGGGACCATTGTTCGACGACCAGACGGGTGATGGCGATCAAGCGAGCGGAACGATTTACGTGTTGCGCAGCAAATCCGACTATCCGCTGGTCGCCGCGAACCGCGAAATCCTGCACAAGATTGGCGTGACGGGCGGCAGCGTGGAGCGGCGTATCGCCAACGCTCGCTTCGATCCAACCTACCTCATGGCCGATGTCGAGATCGTCGCTACTTACGAGCTCTACAACGTCAACCGCGCGAAGCTTGAGACCTTGATCCACAAGGTCTTTGGCGCGGCGCGGCTGGATGTCGAGATCAAGGATCGCTTCGGCCAGCCGATCGTGCCCAAGGAGTGGTTCTTGGTTCCTCTGTTTGCCGTGGATGAGGCCGTCGTCCGCATAAAGGACGGTACGATCACGGGATACGTCTACGATCCGCAGACTGCGCGTTTGGTGCATCGAGAACGCTGACTTCACCGATACCCGTTAAGAGTACCCGCGAAAGCGATCACCCGATTTTGACGTGAAGGGGGCCGCGAATGCCCGTTCAGCTCACGGTGAAAAATCGATCCGAATATCGATTGAACGCAGTGATCGCGCTCCTGCGTATCGGGGCCTCCCGCTGATAGATATCTGCATGAAGAAAGCTGATCTCAGCAGATAAATCGGCTTCGGTAACATCGATCCACCAGCCGCGCGGCTGTCTTGTGTTGTCACCGTTCCAGCGATATCCGCGCGCCTTCAGAATATCCTTCTTCTCGAAGGGCGAATTCTCGGCCCAGCATCGGACGCTATTGGTCCTCGCAGAGGCGAGGAGCACCTTAAGCGCGCTTGTTCCGGTCGCCGCCAACGGTCGCGCCAGAAGCTCCACGGCTGCATGGCAGTCATGAACGGCGCGATGTCGATCATAGTAGAAGCCGCTTGTGGCAGCGAGAAACGCAAGTTTGTTGGTCTCGAAGCCATGATCCTTCCAAGGCACTTCGCTCATCGAGCAAGCCCACGGATTACGTGCGAAGGATGGGCAGAACTTCTCCATGAAGCGGCGATCGAACGCGGCGTTGTGTGCAACTATCAGGCTCCCTCCCGCAAAGCGGCTGACCGAATCAGGATCAATGGACTTCCCGGCGACCATGTCCTGGTCGATTCCGGTTAGCTTCGTCACCTCGGCGGGAATCGGGCGAGTCGGTTGACGTAGTTCGTTGAAGGGGACGCCGACGCCAACAATCTCGTCGTCGTCGGAGTAAAAGAACGGGAGCATGGCAAGTTCGATAATCTCATCAACGTCGGGATCCAGCCCTGTCGTTTCGACGTCCAAGAGCACGCCCCGCTTTGACCCAGGGGGCGCCTCGGCCTGACTTGTGCCTGGCCTAAGGCGCCGGAGAACGCGATAGTCGCCGGTGGCCTCAAGTATGGCCGCCATTTGCTCCGAAGAGAGGATTTTTTCCAGTTCAGAATTCATCCGGCAGATCACTGGCTGCTGGCCCCAGCTTAAGCAGTGATGGCCGCCCGGCCTCGTGGAACCAGAGATCGACGATTTTGGCATCATCGCTCGCCGGCAGCGGCCAAGCGCTCCGCACTTTGAATGTAGTCGGCAGATTGACAGAATTGCCGAAGACAAGCGCGTGCTGTTTCGGAAGCGATGGGAGGCGACGAAGCACGCTGTCAGATATGAACGGCGTCATCTGCCTGATTTGGGAGAGATCGTCGGGGTTCTGAATCCGGTGAACCACGAAATTCGAACATTGGGAGAGGACGGTTTTTGAAAGCTCGCTGGGGCGTTGCGAAGCAACTAGAAGAAACAGGCCGTATTTGCGGCCCTCTTTCGAGATACGCTCGAAAATCCGACCAGCGTCCATCGCATAGCGCGATGGTGTCGAGGCGACGTAGCGATGCGCTTCTTCAAGCAAAAGATGCACCGGGAAGCGATTGCGTGGGTCAGCTTGCCTCAGAAGGCGGAAAATCATTCGCGCCAGGACCGCGCTGACGAGTTCCACGACTTCATCTTCGACTGCGTTCATGTCGATGATGACGATCTGGGAAGCCTTGGTATGGCCGCCAGCGGCGGCTTTTAGGCCTAGGAGGCTGGCTAGGAACGCGGCCGGCTCGCTGGCGCTGGCAGCGTCGTGACGGAGGAAGGCGTAGTCGGCTCGCTCCTCCAGCGCTTTGAAGCGCGTCACCATCTGCGAGCAGTAATCTCGAATTTGCCGGTTGCCGTGAGCTTCCTGGTAGAGAAGGGCGAGGTCGATCGCATCCCCGAGCGCAGGAAAATCGAATGGCGTTCCATCGTAATCCGGGAATTTCAGGTCAGGATCGATGAACCCGCTCACGCCGTCTGCACCGGCCAGATAGGTATAGGCCCCCTGAAGATTTGGCATGTTGCCGTAGCTTACTGTGATCCACTGGCTCAGCTTCGCGGCGTTGATTTCCTGCGTGCGGAAACGCTGGAGAATTCCGCGGATGCGCGTCTCCTTGGCACCCGGTTGGTTCTCGTCGCCTAAGATCTGCGTGATGCAGGTGGCGAGGATATGATTGCGGAACGTGTTCAATTGCGCGCCGCTATTCTGGCCGAACAACGTCGCCAGACCGAGAGCCATGCGCAAGATGGGAAGCTGTGTGCGCTCGCTCGCCTGGAGGAGCAGTTCCCACTCGGACAGGTCGAGAAACCAGTGAGGGACACGGAACTTGCCCGATCCTGCTGAGCCGTCGAGGATCACTCGTTCGACGCCGATATCCGCCGGAAGCTTGGAGAAGGCGGTGTGATATTCGCCGTTGACGTCCAGCACGACGAACGTTGCGCCGCGGGCGTGGTGTTCGTCGGGCTTTTCAAAAAGAGCCTGAAGGACTGATGCTACTGTGCAGGATTTTCCGCTGCCGGTGTTTCCCAGCACGGCCACGTGCCCACCAAAGAAATCGTCGATGCGGACCTTGACCTGATAGTCTTCAAAAATGACCGACTGGCCGATGCCCAGGTTCCGAAAGCGGGTCGCCTCTGCTGGGACGCACTCGGCCCCGGCATGGCCAATGGAGGGAACGAAGGCGGCGTCCGTATCGAAGATGCGATCCAGCTCGGTGTCGAGCGCATAGAGCGCGTCCGCGAATAGCGAGGGGAATATCGATACGCCGAAGCGGAACTTGCCGACGCCCTGGAGGGGCAGCATGCCCACGGGAACCACGTCAAGAAATTTGGCGGAACTTGCCTTATCCAATTGGCCGTTTCCGCCGCTACCGCCCGGACCGTCCCGTTCACGTAGGCCAACGACTTCGGCCACGACGTATTCGGATTGTGCGGGGATCATCAGGAATGAGCCGAGCCGGGCGACGTAGTGAATGTCGTCGAAGCCGACGACGGTAAAGTTGTCGGTCCCGCTGTGCATCTCGATGACGAAACGGTCGGCGGCGACGGACGTCACCTTGCCGATCGCCCGTTTGCGGTCGTCAGAGCTCACTGTCGTCGCCCTTCGTTGGCCCCATCTTCTCCAACACCAACTTCACCGCATCATCGATGCGTTCGAGGGGGCGTTGAGGCAAAAAGTGCTCGACGATCGTGCTGAAGTAGTGGGCGCGGGTGCCTTCCTCTGGACCGTCGCCCCCGATGATCCAGATTCGCGGGTCGTTCAGCTTCCGTAGTTTTTCGATCTCGCCTCCCGACGCCGGGTCGGCGAAAATTATGAGGCGGAAGGTGGGGATGGTGAGCGCCTGATAGATGATGTGGTTCAGGTGCTCGTCGCCAAAAGCGAAGCCCGCGGTAATCAGGACGCTCTGTTCTCGCACGATCCGTGATTGGAATTCGCGGAAGAGGTCGGCGTAGGGCGAGCCAAGGCTCGAATTCTGCTTCGCCGGCGTCGGGTAGATCATCACCTTCGTCGGTTCGTCCTGCGGCCACAGCTCGCGAACTGGGAAGAGGCCGTGGTCATCCTCGGTCCAACTGATCGAGCCGTGCAGCTTGCAGAGATAGACGAATCCATCGACCGCCGACCACTTCCGGTTTGTTAGGTCGAGTTGTTCAGCCAACGCATAGCGGAAGGTGGCGGGATTGAAGCGCCGCTCGACCACGCCAGAAAAGCCGTTTGCATAGGGTAATCCCAAACGATCCATCGCCCGTTCGTTGAACAGATCATAGTTGGTTGTGAAGACCCAGGGCCTCGGCAAGGATCGGTCGCGTAAAACAAGCTTACGATAGAAAGCTTGGTAGAGATCAAGAACGGTTTGATCGCCGTTAGCGAACGCGCCATTGGTACAGCGGTCCCACAGGAAATCCTGCACTTTCTTGATGATCTTCTCGACCTTTGCACCGTTTTCCGCGTGCTTGGGTTTGTTGCTCCGCTCGTAGATGAAACGCAGGCTGTGCAGCAACTCCATCAGGCGTTCTAGGTTGCGCGAATACTCCGTGTCCGACAGGCTCGCGCCGACGGCTTCCAGGAATTCGATATCGGCCTGATCCAGCGCCCAGTCTGGCGTGGGGATAAGGTTCAGATCGTCTTCCAGATCCGGGACGCAGGGATGCTTGCAGAATTCCTTGGCGAGCGGCGCCATCGTCGAGATGCCGCGCTCTTGTTTATCGAGCACGAACGAGGAGCAGCCCGCGCCCAGAAGAAACGCTACATTCCTCGCGTTCAGGGCCTCGCCAAGTGCTTTGCGAACCTGCTCAGGCCCACGTTCCCAGCTGACGGAGGAGGTGACGGAATCACCATGGCGAACAAATTCGAATTGTGCCGGTGGAGTTTCTTCTGCGAGATCAGCCACGAGCGCGCCGCGCGACAGTTGGCTTGCTCGCTGACCCGGTAACATCGCCGAGATGGTGGATCGTAAATATTGGGCGAGCTGGCAACTTCACTGTTATCTCAAGCTTTCCGCCGATTGCTTCGACATAACTGCGCAGCGTCGAGAGATACATATCCGCTTGGCTCTCGATCTTTGAGACGGACGGCTGCTTGATGTTGAGCGCCGTTGCGATGTCAGCTTGCGCTTTGCCGGCGATCTGGCGCAGCTCGCGCAGGCCTTCGACTTCCTGCTTCAGTACCTGATAGCGGGACTCGATTGCCGACTGCTCATCCGCGGGTAGCTCGGCAATGATATCGTCGATCGTCCTGCCCATCTCACTTTCCCTTCTTTGCGTATTTCAGGCTTTCCAGATGGTCGCAAAACCGCAAATCCGCTTTGGCGATCAGGCCCTTGTAGAAGCGCTTCTGGCTTCTGCCAGACTTGTCGC from Rhodopseudomonas sp. BAL398 encodes the following:
- a CDS encoding 3'-5' exonuclease, encoding MNSELEKILSSEQMAAILEATGDYRVLRRLRPGTSQAEAPPGSKRGVLLDVETTGLDPDVDEIIELAMLPFFYSDDDEIVGVGVPFNELRQPTRPIPAEVTKLTGIDQDMVAGKSIDPDSVSRFAGGSLIVAHNAAFDRRFMEKFCPSFARNPWACSMSEVPWKDHGFETNKLAFLAATSGFYYDRHRAVHDCHAAVELLARPLAATGTSALKVLLASARTNSVRCWAENSPFEKKDILKARGYRWNGDNTRQPRGWWIDVTEADLSAEISFLHADIYQREAPIRRSAITAFNRYSDRFFTVS
- a CDS encoding ATP-binding protein, producing MSSDDRKRAIGKVTSVAADRFVIEMHSGTDNFTVVGFDDIHYVARLGSFLMIPAQSEYVVAEVVGLRERDGPGGSGGNGQLDKASSAKFLDVVPVGMLPLQGVGKFRFGVSIFPSLFADALYALDTELDRIFDTDAAFVPSIGHAGAECVPAEATRFRNLGIGQSVIFEDYQVKVRIDDFFGGHVAVLGNTGSGKSCTVASVLQALFEKPDEHHARGATFVVLDVNGEYHTAFSKLPADIGVERVILDGSAGSGKFRVPHWFLDLSEWELLLQASERTQLPILRMALGLATLFGQNSGAQLNTFRNHILATCITQILGDENQPGAKETRIRGILQRFRTQEINAAKLSQWITVSYGNMPNLQGAYTYLAGADGVSGFIDPDLKFPDYDGTPFDFPALGDAIDLALLYQEAHGNRQIRDYCSQMVTRFKALEERADYAFLRHDAASASEPAAFLASLLGLKAAAGGHTKASQIVIIDMNAVEDEVVELVSAVLARMIFRLLRQADPRNRFPVHLLLEEAHRYVASTPSRYAMDAGRIFERISKEGRKYGLFLLVASQRPSELSKTVLSQCSNFVVHRIQNPDDLSQIRQMTPFISDSVLRRLPSLPKQHALVFGNSVNLPTTFKVRSAWPLPASDDAKIVDLWFHEAGRPSLLKLGPAASDLPDEF
- a CDS encoding SIR2 family protein, whose protein sequence is MADLAEETPPAQFEFVRHGDSVTSSVSWERGPEQVRKALGEALNARNVAFLLGAGCSSFVLDKQERGISTMAPLAKEFCKHPCVPDLEDDLNLIPTPDWALDQADIEFLEAVGASLSDTEYSRNLERLMELLHSLRFIYERSNKPKHAENGAKVEKIIKKVQDFLWDRCTNGAFANGDQTVLDLYQAFYRKLVLRDRSLPRPWVFTTNYDLFNERAMDRLGLPYANGFSGVVERRFNPATFRYALAEQLDLTNRKWSAVDGFVYLCKLHGSISWTEDDHGLFPVRELWPQDEPTKVMIYPTPAKQNSSLGSPYADLFREFQSRIVREQSVLITAGFAFGDEHLNHIIYQALTIPTFRLIIFADPASGGEIEKLRKLNDPRIWIIGGDGPEEGTRAHYFSTIVEHFLPQRPLERIDDAVKLVLEKMGPTKGDDSEL
- a CDS encoding XRE family transcriptional regulator, coding for MGRTIDDIIAELPADEQSAIESRYQVLKQEVEGLRELRQIAGKAQADIATALNIKQPSVSKIESQADMYLSTLRSYVEAIGGKLEITVKLPARPIFTIHHLGDVTGSASKPTVARRARG